The following is a genomic window from Mycolicibacterium sp. TY81.
CCCGGAGCAGGGGGCGCGTGAGGTCGATGCCGCGGTGGCCAAGGCCCGCGCGGCGTTCGAGGACGGGCCGTGGCCGACCATGGTCCGGAGCGAGCGCGCCAAGCTGCTGCTGCGCATCGCCGACGTCATCGAATCCGCCGCCGAGAAGCTCTACACCCTCGAGGCCCAGAACAACGGGCGGCCGATCACCGAAACCCGGGCCCAGCTGTCTCGCGTGCCGGAATGGTTCCGGTACAACGCCGGGCTGCTGGCCGCGCAACGCCAAGCCGTGCTGCCGGGCGACGGGCCCTACCTCACCTATCAGCAGCGGCTACCGCTCGGCGTGTGCGGCATCATCACGCCGTTCAACCATCCGATGCTCATTCTGGCGCGGAGCCTGTCGGCCGCCCTCGCCAATGGAAACACCGTGGTGGTCAAGCCATCTGAGCTGACACCGCTGACGACGCTGGCCCTCGCCGAGATCGTCACCGACGCCGGGCTACCCGACGGCGTGCTCAATGTGATCACGGGCGCGCGCGAGGCGGGCGAGCGTCTCACCGGCCATCCCGACATCGCCAAGATCACTCTCACCGGCGGCACCGAGGCCGGGCGATCAGCAGCCGTCGCGACGGCGTCACGCTTCGCGCGAATCACCGCCGAGCTGGGCGGCAAGACGCCGGTGCTGCTGTTCGACGACGTCGACCCGCAGATCGCCGCCGAGGGTGCAGCCTTCAGCGCGTTCGTCGCGGCCGGCCAGTCGTGTGTCGCAGGGTCGCGATTCCTGGTGCAACGGGGCATCTACGACGAGTTCGTCGCCGCCCTCACTGCGCGCGCCCGGGCCATTCGCGTCGGAGACCCCGCCCTGCCGGACACCCAGATGGGACCGCTCATCAGCGACCGGCAGCGCGACAAGGTCACGGCGCTGATCCGGACCGGCCTCGACCAGGGCGCGACCCTCGCCGCCGGTGGCCAAATACCCTCCCTGCCAAGCCCTTTCGACGGCGGCTTCTACCTCGAACCCACCGTGTTGTCCGACGCCACCATGGACATGACGGTCGCCCGGGAAGAAATCTTCGGGCCGGTCGCCGTGGTCATCCCGTTCGACGGCGAGCACGACGGCGTGCAGATGGCCAACGACAACCCGTACGGCCTCGGTGCCGGAGTGTGGACCACCGATGTGAGCCGCGCCCACCGCGTGGCGGCGCGCATC
Proteins encoded in this region:
- a CDS encoding aldehyde dehydrogenase; the protein is MTQVSPAPTVVTDAPLTPVRHILSPATGAVIATVPEQGAREVDAAVAKARAAFEDGPWPTMVRSERAKLLLRIADVIESAAEKLYTLEAQNNGRPITETRAQLSRVPEWFRYNAGLLAAQRQAVLPGDGPYLTYQQRLPLGVCGIITPFNHPMLILARSLSAALANGNTVVVKPSELTPLTTLALAEIVTDAGLPDGVLNVITGAREAGERLTGHPDIAKITLTGGTEAGRSAAVATASRFARITAELGGKTPVLLFDDVDPQIAAEGAAFSAFVAAGQSCVAGSRFLVQRGIYDEFVAALTARARAIRVGDPALPDTQMGPLISDRQRDKVTALIRTGLDQGATLAAGGQIPSLPSPFDGGFYLEPTVLSDATMDMTVAREEIFGPVAVVIPFDGEHDGVQMANDNPYGLGAGVWTTDVSRAHRVAARINAGMVWVNDHHRLEPSLPWGGIKESGSGKDAGTESFDDFSWVKTIVVRTAAEPVDWYGGQPQRRLN